Proteins encoded within one genomic window of Candidatus Giovannonibacteria bacterium:
- a CDS encoding 50S ribosomal protein L10 produces the protein MITRKQKEEAVKKIKDKLGASGFVAFLNFHGLSVAKGMELRRALKKAGADYLVSKKTLFGVAAKEAGLEVSREKLEGEIGAVFAKGEDEALASSKEIAVFARKNKDMLKIIGGFWQKAWISADEIKRLAAIPPREVLLTQLAFVLAQPMASFARVLNKIAEKQK, from the coding sequence ATGATTACACGAAAACAAAAAGAAGAGGCGGTTAAAAAGATCAAAGACAAATTGGGCGCGTCCGGCTTTGTCGCGTTTTTGAATTTTCATGGCTTGAGCGTTGCCAAAGGAATGGAACTTAGGCGGGCGTTGAAAAAAGCCGGCGCTGATTATTTGGTTTCCAAAAAAACACTTTTTGGAGTCGCGGCAAAGGAAGCGGGATTGGAAGTGAGCCGTGAGAAGTTGGAAGGCGAGATTGGGGCGGTTTTCGCGAAAGGCGAGGACGAAGCGCTGGCGTCTTCAAAAGAAATCGCGGTTTTTGCCAGAAAAAATAAGGATATGCTGAAAATTATCGGGGGGTTTTGGCAAAAAGCATGGATTAGCGCTGACGAAATCAAAAGATTGGCGGCGATACCGCCGCGCGAGGTTTTGCTTACCCAGCTAGCGTTTGTGCTGGCGCAGCCGATGGCAAGTTTTGCCAGAGTTTTAAACAAAATCGCTGAAAAACAAAAATAA
- the rplL gene encoding 50S ribosomal protein L7/L12: MADLEKIVEEVSKLSALELSDLVKKIEEKFGVSAAPTLAVGAPTPEDVGAKDEQTTFSVELKSAGGTKIAVIKVLREALGMGLADAKGVADSAPKVVKESMDKAAAEELKAKLEAAGATVELK, encoded by the coding sequence ATGGCAGATTTAGAAAAAATAGTGGAAGAAGTTTCAAAGCTTTCGGCGCTTGAGCTTTCAGATTTGGTCAAAAAAATTGAAGAGAAATTTGGGGTTAGTGCGGCCCCGACGCTTGCGGTCGGGGCTCCGACTCCGGAGGACGTCGGAGCTAAGGATGAGCAAACAACTTTCAGCGTGGAGTTGAAATCGGCCGGAGGCACGAAGATTGCGGTAATCAAGGTTTTGAGGGAAGCTTTGGGTATGGGTTTGGCCGACGCTAAAGGAGTTGCCGATTCCGCCCCCAAAGTGGTAAAAGAAAGTATGGACAAAGCCGCAGCCGAGGAGCTTAAGGCCAAGCTTGAGGCCGCCGGCGCGACAGTGGAACTGAAATAA
- a CDS encoding GIY-YIG nuclease family protein: MAYVYILKSLRDGRFYIGSTINLIQRLKHHAGGFTPSTKRLGKIELVLSQEYSTLSEARKIEVRIKKLKRKDFIEKMIKDGFIKLRP; encoded by the coding sequence ATGGCGTATGTATATATATTAAAAAGTTTGAGAGATGGCAGGTTTTATATTGGTAGCACTATCAACTTAATACAACGACTAAAACACCATGCTGGAGGTTTTACACCAAGCACAAAAAGATTGGGGAAGATTGAGTTGGTATTATCTCAAGAATATTCTACACTAAGTGAAGCTAGAAAAATTGAGGTCAGAATAAAAAAGTTAAAACGCAAAGATTTTATTGAAAAAATGATAAAAGACGGCTTTATTAAATTGCGCCCTTAG
- a CDS encoding N-acetylmuramoyl-L-alanine amidase, translating to MPRRIKLTIAAILMLMVSYYLNIAYVGTAAYYLAGIFFGKEVRAEELLEKYKSGDIKILIVPGHDKENYGTQYRGTTEASINAELGNYLFDSLRRDGKFSVFITNKITGEHNDWILDYIKTQNTAIAAFKEKVKAVFKNAVKIGAVKKETKVYHNPAADNTSQILYGINKWANDNGADIVLHIHLNDYPGRKYDMPGKYAGFAIYVPDDQFPNGKASMEVAKYIKEELDKIADGSNFPKEKEILIEDQQLIAVGSNASRDGVSILIEYGYIYESKFLNKELRPFVLRELAEATHRGLANFFRQN from the coding sequence ATGCCAAGGCGCATAAAACTGACGATCGCGGCCATTTTGATGCTTATGGTTTCTTATTATCTAAACATCGCCTACGTGGGCACGGCGGCTTATTATCTCGCGGGAATATTTTTCGGAAAAGAAGTGCGCGCCGAAGAGCTCCTGGAAAAATATAAAAGCGGCGACATAAAAATTTTAATAGTCCCCGGGCATGACAAAGAAAATTACGGAACGCAATACCGCGGGACTACGGAAGCAAGCATCAACGCCGAGCTGGGAAATTATCTGTTTGATTCTTTGCGAAGAGACGGAAAGTTTTCCGTTTTTATCACAAATAAAATCACGGGCGAGCACAACGACTGGATTTTGGATTACATAAAAACCCAAAACACGGCTATCGCCGCGTTTAAAGAAAAGGTAAAAGCCGTTTTTAAAAATGCCGTTAAAATCGGCGCGGTCAAAAAAGAAACAAAAGTATATCATAACCCTGCCGCGGACAATACCTCGCAGATTCTCTACGGCATAAACAAATGGGCGAACGACAACGGCGCGGATATCGTGCTCCACATACATCTTAACGATTACCCGGGGAGAAAATACGATATGCCCGGGAAATACGCGGGGTTCGCGATATACGTGCCGGACGACCAGTTCCCCAACGGCAAAGCAAGCATGGAAGTGGCCAAATATATAAAAGAGGAACTTGATAAAATCGCCGACGGAAGCAATTTCCCGAAAGAAAAAGAGATTCTGATAGAAGACCAGCAGCTTATCGCCGTCGGCTCAAACGCTTCCAGAGATGGCGTTTCAATATTGATAGAATACGGATATATTTACGAATCAAAATTTTTAAACAAGGAATTGAGGCCTTTTGTGCTGCGCGAATTGGCCGAGGCGACCCACAGGGGCCTTGCGAATTTTTTCAGACAAAATTAA
- the rodA gene encoding rod shape-determining protein RodA → MMRALRMLGGVDWVLILSVFALVVLGLATMKFFGPPAGAAEDYFFSRQLVWVLAGVTVFLISVLADWSFLKTNSIFLLILYFILVAALLFLIFYGKSVRGASSWFQIKGLSIEPVELIKPALVLVLAKYFSKRHIEIARFARLAVSFIYVAIPAVLVATQPDMGSAIVLVAIWLGMALAGGIKMRQLFFLLLSGAVLGLILWSFVLLPYQKTRIISFFDPARDARGAGYHALQSVIAIGSGGLFGKGVGYGTQSRLEFLPEHETDFIFAAFAEEWGFVGVLFLLFFLGVALWRILLRGIYGESNFEKLYAAGLAIFIFFQSAIHIGMNSGLLPITGLGMPFLSYGGSSLVSLFWALGILESFSIRKRGIFLGSEGRFSEGILGA, encoded by the coding sequence ATGATGCGGGCGCTTCGGATGCTTGGCGGCGTTGACTGGGTTTTAATTTTAAGCGTGTTCGCGCTTGTTGTTTTGGGGCTTGCTACAATGAAATTTTTCGGCCCCCCCGCCGGCGCCGCGGAAGATTATTTTTTCAGCCGGCAACTGGTCTGGGTTTTGGCCGGGGTTACCGTGTTTTTGATTTCTGTCCTTGCCGATTGGAGTTTTCTTAAAACTAACAGCATTTTTTTGCTTATTTTATATTTTATTTTGGTTGCCGCGCTTTTATTTTTAATTTTTTACGGCAAATCTGTGCGCGGCGCTTCCAGCTGGTTTCAAATAAAAGGATTAAGTATTGAGCCGGTTGAGCTTATAAAGCCGGCGCTGGTTTTGGTGTTGGCGAAATATTTCTCCAAGCGCCATATTGAGATAGCGCGCTTCGCGCGCCTGGCCGTGTCTTTTATTTACGTCGCAATTCCTGCGGTTTTGGTTGCCACACAGCCGGATATGGGCTCGGCAATCGTTCTTGTGGCGATCTGGCTTGGCATGGCTTTGGCCGGAGGAATAAAAATGCGGCAGCTTTTTTTTCTTTTGCTCTCCGGCGCGGTTTTGGGCTTGATTCTTTGGAGCTTCGTTTTGCTCCCGTACCAAAAAACAAGGATAATTTCATTTTTTGACCCCGCGCGCGACGCGCGGGGAGCCGGATACCACGCGCTTCAATCGGTCATCGCCATAGGGTCGGGCGGGCTCTTTGGCAAAGGCGTTGGATACGGCACGCAGTCCAGATTGGAATTTTTGCCGGAGCATGAGACGGATTTTATTTTCGCGGCTTTCGCGGAGGAATGGGGTTTTGTAGGCGTTTTATTTTTGCTCTTTTTTTTGGGCGTGGCGCTTTGGCGGATACTGCTCCGGGGCATTTACGGAGAATCAAATTTTGAAAAGCTCTACGCGGCGGGGCTCGCTATTTTTATATTTTTCCAGTCGGCAATACATATCGGCATGAATTCCGGACTTTTGCCGATAACCGGCTTGGGAATGCCGTTTCTTTCTTACGGCGGGTCAAGCTTAGTGAGCTTGTTTTGGGCATTGGGGATTTTGGAAAGCTTTTCCATCCGCAAACGCGGCATCTTTTTGGGCTCCGAAGGTCGCTTCAGCGAGGGCATTTTAGGGGCTTGA
- a CDS encoding elongation factor P — MLSYTDLTKGVVFEMDGEPYLVLEYNFLRMQQRKPTVQTKLKNLITGKIVSKSFQQSDSFSEAEIEKQPITFLYSSRKPARQLAGGEFWFCEKGNPKNRFQLKEGAIADQAKFLKPNTEVLAYKFGDKIINIELPVKMDYKVVEAPPSYKGDTATGGSKTVKLENGLTLNVPMFINEGDVIRVNTQTGEYVERAEKM; from the coding sequence ATGCTTTCATATACCGATTTAACCAAAGGGGTTGTTTTTGAAATGGACGGCGAGCCATACCTTGTTTTGGAATACAATTTTTTGCGCATGCAGCAAAGAAAGCCCACCGTACAGACCAAATTAAAAAACCTGATTACGGGCAAAATCGTATCAAAATCATTCCAGCAAAGCGATTCCTTTTCGGAAGCCGAAATAGAAAAACAGCCGATAACATTTCTTTATTCAAGTCGCAAGCCTGCCCGCCAACTGGCAGGCGGGGAATTTTGGTTCTGCGAAAAAGGAAATCCAAAAAACCGCTTTCAATTAAAAGAGGGTGCAATCGCCGACCAAGCCAAATTTTTAAAACCGAACACGGAAGTCCTCGCGTATAAATTCGGCGACAAAATAATTAATATTGAATTGCCCGTGAAAATGGATTACAAAGTTGTGGAAGCTCCGCCTTCTTACAAGGGCGACACCGCCACCGGCGGCTCCAAAACCGTAAAACTTGAAAACGGCCTCACGCTTAACGTGCCAATGTTCATAAACGAAGGCGACGTGATAAGAGTGAATACACAGACTGGTGAGTATGTTGAGAGAGCTGAAAAAATGTAA
- the gatB gene encoding Asp-tRNA(Asn)/Glu-tRNA(Gln) amidotransferase subunit GatB has product MEWQITVGMEVHAELRTKAKMFCSSKNDPDEKHPNINVCPVCMGHPGTLPVINEEAVKLVQQVGLALKGEVQKFSHFDRKNYFYPDLPKGYQISQYKHPLVLGGVLNGVRITRAHLEEDAGKLMHDPNGKFSLVDFNRAGVPLMELVTEPDIKSAKEAKKFAEELQLVLQYLGASEANMEKGEMRCEANVSVAKATRLLLGNPVAKSVLGTKVEVKNLNSFRAVERAIEYEVQRQIGLLESGKKVVQETRGWDENKEATFSQRSKESAHDYRYFPEPDLPPMEFSDEYIEALRATIPELPAEKRKRFTEEYGIVTSSVETLVNERALASFWEKVISELKEWMKEKDSKKFFEAMKVAVNYFTSDFLGLIKEKEIPPEELLITPENFAELIKMIYKKEITSRIAKDVLRVMIEQGGDPSTIIESKGLKQVGDEKALEEIAKKIISQNPKAVEDFKKGKQQSLQFLVGQIMKETKGAANPELIKSVLTRIIG; this is encoded by the coding sequence ATGGAATGGCAAATTACGGTAGGCATGGAAGTTCACGCCGAGCTTCGGACCAAAGCGAAGATGTTTTGCTCTTCCAAAAACGACCCTGACGAAAAGCATCCGAACATCAACGTTTGCCCGGTTTGCATGGGCCACCCCGGGACCTTACCTGTGATAAACGAGGAAGCGGTGAAATTGGTTCAGCAGGTTGGCTTGGCTTTGAAGGGAGAAGTCCAAAAATTTTCGCACTTTGACCGTAAAAATTATTTTTATCCGGACCTCCCGAAGGGATACCAGATTTCGCAATATAAACATCCGTTGGTTTTGGGCGGCGTTTTGAACGGCGTCAGAATCACACGCGCGCACTTAGAAGAAGACGCTGGCAAATTAATGCACGACCCCAATGGAAAATTCAGCTTAGTGGATTTTAACAGGGCCGGCGTGCCTTTAATGGAATTGGTCACGGAGCCGGATATAAAATCCGCTAAAGAAGCTAAAAAGTTTGCGGAGGAGCTGCAATTAGTCCTGCAATATCTCGGCGCCTCCGAAGCAAATATGGAAAAGGGAGAGATGAGGTGCGAGGCGAATGTTTCTGTTGCAAAGGCAACAAGATTGCTACTTGGCAACCCGGTTGCCAAGTCTGTTTTGGGAACTAAAGTTGAAGTGAAAAATCTCAATTCGTTTCGCGCGGTGGAGCGGGCGATTGAATACGAAGTCCAGCGCCAGATTGGACTTTTGGAGAGCGGTAAAAAAGTGGTGCAGGAGACACGGGGCTGGGATGAAAACAAAGAGGCGACTTTTTCCCAGCGCTCCAAGGAATCGGCGCACGATTACCGCTACTTCCCGGAGCCGGATTTGCCTCCGATGGAATTTTCGGATGAATACATTGAGGCGCTCCGCGCGACGATTCCGGAGTTGCCCGCAGAGAAAAGAAAAAGATTTACGGAGGAATACGGAATAGTAACAAGCTCGGTTGAAACCTTGGTTAATGAGCGAGCTCTTGCGTCTTTTTGGGAGAAAGTTATTTCTGAATTAAAAGAATGGATGAAGGAAAAAGATTCTAAAAAGTTCTTTGAAGCTATGAAAGTGGCGGTTAATTATTTTACCTCTGATTTTCTCGGGCTGATTAAAGAAAAAGAAATTCCGCCGGAAGAACTTTTAATTACTCCGGAAAATTTTGCGGAATTAATCAAAATGATTTATAAAAAAGAAATTACCTCGCGAATAGCCAAAGATGTTTTGCGGGTTATGATTGAGCAAGGAGGCGATCCATCAACCATCATAGAATCCAAGGGGCTCAAGCAAGTAGGGGATGAAAAAGCATTGGAGGAAATTGCCAAAAAAATAATTTCCCAAAATCCGAAAGCAGTTGAAGATTTTAAGAAAGGCAAACAGCAGTCTCTCCAGTTTCTTGTTGGCCAAATAATGAAAGAAACTAAAGGCGCGGCAAATCCAGAACTGATAAAAAGCGTGTTGACAAGGATAATCGGGTAG